Genomic window (Carassius carassius chromosome 36, fCarCar2.1, whole genome shotgun sequence):
AGCGACGCAGAGGGACCCTACTTCCCCCAAAACTTCCGCTGCCGTGCCCACAGACAGTAAACCACTTGCCAAGGAGCACAACCACCAATGAAGATGTGACTTCCTCGTCATCTTCCAAGATGATGTCTCAGACCTCTCCTGGCTGGAAACCTTAAGTTGCACAGCGAGGTGCCATTGTGCCTGGGTTCAACGAAACCTCAGAGTCCAAAATATCAGAATTGTATTTTAAAACTCTTCTTTTATGGCTTTACAGAAAGCCAGTCCAAATACTGTTAACATCTCTCTTGATTACTCGTGTTAAGCTAAAGGAGAAATACTTCAGCACTGCAAAACACTGGCagctaaaaacataaaaaaagaaaaaaagatgtagCCGTAGCATACATATAGTAGTTAGTGCATGTTCGGATTTGTCAGCATTCCAAGCAACTCAATATGACATATCCAAGGTACACTAGACTGTTAGAGAACAACTTAAGACTTGTACTTTGGTGCTTTGCACAGTTTTCTATTATGATTGTAAGCATGTGACAGTGGGAAAGCTGCGTGCCTGCAGAACTCGGAGGTCAAACAGTCAGAGATTTTCCTTTGGTGCGCATGGTGTTCGCAGAAAAACAGTGGATTGTTTATTTTTCGTGTATGTGAGTGTGATGTTGTTAACCTACTTGCCAACTTAGTTTAAGTTTCACTTTAGCCGATGTATGAAGACAAATACTGTACGTTGAAAAAAGCCTAAAAAACcttattcaatataaaaaaaaataatgtaaatttgtataatgtaaaaaaaaaatgcatatacgtTCTGAAACTTGTAGATATTAActtatttattgttaattttgtcatggttatatatatatatatatatatatataaatcacaattaaaaaagcTATTTTGAAATTCACTCAGTCTCCTGTTTTGCTAAGTCTGGTTTTCCTGAATCAGTTCTGTGTTCCTAAGAGCCTCAactatcccacacacacacagcaaatggCAAACAGACAGCAAATGTTGTAAATCGCCTCGGCGCCGCAGGATATTTTGCACAGCAACAGTAAGACAAAGCAGTGGCTTTATCACGCAAGAGCCTTCGTCAACTACAACGTCACAATGTTATCAGCTGATTTTCACACTTACAAACAACTAGTGCATGATGCAACTCCACCCAGTGTGATGCGATTTCAGTTTCCCCAAAAACAGGAACTGATTCTTATGAGAAACCAACAACCAGTGCATGTCTAGTCAGTCAAAAGCTGGAAACAATCTTTCTGTTCCCTTGTAGAAACAGGTGGGCAACATGCCATAAAAATACCACAGGATCAGTTTCATTACACACAATGCACTACATACTGATGGAATTCTGAATGAGACACTAGAAAAACCACACAGCAAGCATTTGAAGATGTTTCAGATCTGAATTTGAAAGCCATAAACAATCGAGATATTCATAATGCCTCGGTTTTCCTCTATAGCCATTATAAAAGTTTTGTAAACACATCAAGTGAGAAAAGCAAGCTGACATCAGCTATGCTGAAGACCACAAGCACGCATTCTAATTGGTTCAAACAGGAAGCATTTGCTATTCATTACAAATGCACAAATATTTGTGCAGttcctcacacactctctcagtaCTGGCTCGAGTTTCTCGCTCATACACATCCGGCCTCTGTCTGTACCCAAACATTTGACACCACACAAAAAGTAGGTCACTTGCCTTCCTTCCAGCATTCCTTGTTTTCGGAGGCGGATCTTTAGAAGCCCATCCGAGACTTCTTCTTTGGCTGGGAGGCCTGAGAGAGGCTTCTGAATTGGGTAACTCTCTTGGAAGACAGGTGAACCCCAGGTGAAGGATATCCACCATCCGGTGCAGAGTCCTGAGTCGACATTTGGGACGTGGGAAGGGAACTAAGGTAAAACTCCTTGCGCCTTTTCGATTGGACAGATGTTGGCCGTGTGGAGGGGAGTGACGCAGGAGGGCCCAAATCCATCCCTGCTGTAACACTAGGGGTTCTAGAGGTCAGTTGTTCATCCTAAAAGTAAAGATGGACAATGTATCAAAAGTGCGGTTTAAAAAAATTGCGACCATCTGTTGCCAGTACACATATGACattataaatacagtattttgtTTTTACGTCAACATGAAATGAAGCAAAATCATCTTCCACAAAAAGTCATACACAGGCAGGTTTTTGCTTATTAATGAAAATGGCACAAAATAGGATCCAGATTAAATGAGCTCAAACACAAAGTAAACACGGGCCACAAATGTGTATTTTGTTTTGACATGTTTTGGTGTAGATCATTGTATGTTTCTGTTATTCCACAGTTTAGCGATCTGTTAAAACGATTTATCAGGATAACCATAAATTATCAAAAGTTAAAGGGGGTTGGTAAGATACTTCAGTCTCttttgttcaccaaggctgcatttatttgatcaaaaatacagtaaaaacagtaatattgtgaaatattattaccctTTTAACTAAccattttctatattaatatattgtaaaatgtaatttattcctgtgatcaaagctgcattttcagcatcattcctccagtcttcagtgtcacatgatctttcagaaatcattctaatatgctgatttgctgctcaagaaaaatttctgattatcaatgttgaaaacagttgtgctgccttttatttatttctaaataaaaatctcTGTAACATTACAATTGTCCTTATATTTGATAATTTTACTGcattcttgttgaataaaagtattaggctaattcctttaaaaatcttactgatcctacATTTTTAACAAATGGACACAATACAATTTATGTTAGTTCAATGTCATTGATTTCTCATTAAACCAGCATAAAATCTATGACAGTAACCCTGATTCAAGAGAATAATTTTAATTGATCCgtttttaaacttatttatttttttccaaaagtcAAATGATGGGTTATAGGTATCAGCACaaattagggttgtgccgataggcgatagtatcgtgtatcgacgatcgtcagagatatcggcataagcagatttctctgtcgataatcatgacgatattaggctcattttcctattaatgtattagattataataataactattatttttattaggctgcttattataattcggctatcaaactgcccagttatttcacttcagcaccgcatttcacacacacacacacatacacagcgcGCACGCgtgagcgcaggaggattagagcctgtataGTCGCTGAAAttgtccgctttgactcggataactcataaatccatgaaatgaaagagatagaaaacgaggagttggtgtcccacacatttaatggctgctacactgcaacgcgctcttctcaaacatgagagattaactctttcttggcgtcacaaataaagtaaagacaaaataattaacaaggcggcagagcgaatttatcatccatagtggttctcatgtagtccttctcttaaagactgatcacttaacttataacacgcactatgtggtgatgacttaggagtacgtgagaaccactatggatgataaattcgatCTGCCGcctagttattattttcatgcactccgCACTATAATATGacgcatgcaaaatacatagtttcggctgttacaaagtctccatccacaaacagacgtacatcgtctgcagataaaaggtatttcattgaactttaacaagtaatctgaacggcctttatatgtgtaatattttaaacgagccctcactaactaaCACTAGTGTTAACTAACTAACTAATGTTAGTTAGTGTTAACTAacactaactaacattaactgagtttaatgtcacagttatgttagaatgcatctcattcttgtttctgttgcggtgcgtcagactcgtcatgaggcgcgcggtcaggagcgctgtatgactgatgcatcagttcaactcaacttactccaaatatatgaacttacctgttttaaatactttatatttaacgtgttcgtttatgcccaatagtagtgttaaactgctggactctaaaataaatctactattgattttcaccgttgactgattttgcagaacatttagaccgataacttccgtgcgcagatacggacgcgcgatatgacagttgcgtccgactatgtatgaactagctgttttaaatacagtatttttatatttaacgttagtttatcagtatgtttgaaagtatattttttcgattattggtgattccacagGCCTCTCTcacgcgcacctgcgcggtttaaaacactcaatagttatgatttgacaaggacaaagagtctctctctagctccacccatccacgataatatcgtgtatcatcgatctcacaggctgatgatatgacgatctgaaaaatgaccatatcgcccaacactagcaCAAATAgctataaatgatcatttatcagTATCGGCTATAAAATTCCATATCAAGGAATCCTTACCTGAATGGAAGACTGAGATTTTGACGGAGATGTTGAAAGGTTTTGATCAGGCCTTGGAGGAGATTTTCTAGGAGATCTAGATTTGTCTGCAGTTGACTGTTCATTTAAAAACCGTCTCAGTATGACGGGGCTCTTTCTGTGAATCTCCGGTCTGGCTCTCCATTCCTCCATGTCCGAAACTTGCGAGTTCGAGTTCTCCAAAGTCTCGTCATCCGATCCCAGACCTTCACTCTCCACCGATGACAAACCAGACAGATTCTCTTGGTAACTCACGGACGAGGTGAAGCTTCCAGAAAGTGAGGTGCGATTGCGAGCTTTGGCCTGCTTCTGTCTCCGACGTTTTCGACGGAGAGCAGCCATTTTCTTGTCCCGGTTTAAACCCAGCTTCTCCTCCCACCAGTTTGTCCACTGGCCCTCCCACGACGCAGCCAACCGCTGGCTCACATCGTCAGGCCAGTCATCGGGATCTACAGGATCGGGAACCGGCGTAACGTTCAGGTGAGGGAGGTAAGTGACCCCATGCAAGAGCATCTCCTTCTTCCTCATGACCTCTTGAAGATCTTTCCTCAGTCTCATCAACTGATCTTCCTTTAGTTTATTCAGCTTTTTGTCCATCGTGCCCTTTAAATCATCCGTCCTGACCCGTTGAAATTTAAGGTGTCGCTTTTTGGCCTTTTTAAAAATGGGCTTAAACCATTTGCTCCAGACAGCTTGGAGATCTGGATCCTTACTTGGCTTGGGCGGTCTGGTGGAACAAGTTGGGTTATTCCCAATCGAATGGTTTGATGGTTCTTTCCTGATATTTTCATTGGTATCCAAAGGATTTAAGTCATCATTATCAACATTGTCAATTACTTCCAAATGACGGAGCGCCGTCTGCCGTCCCTCAGTCTCCGAGTCACTCTGAACAGATTGGTCTTCATTTTCGGCGTGGGACTGTATATTCTCACTCTCTCCAGTTTCTACTGTAGGTTGCACACTGACAGTTTGTTCTGGTGCGTCATTACTGCTTGCGGTCTGATCTGTGTGCAACTTCAGCGTTTGGTAAAAGATGTCTCCGGTTTCTGTGAGCTGGAAAACCGACAGGAAGTCCTTCTTCTGTACAGCTGTGAAACCTGAGGAAGAATGTGAAAGCAGCACATTAGACTGATAATCACTGCACCAAATGATAGAGCTGGGCTGTTTGAAGGTTGCTGTgatttaattaagtaaatataagcACATCATCTCCATACTTGTGCTGAGAAGTACCGAGTGCTGTGAACAAACAAGAGGTTTTAAGGTTTACACcgaaataaaagcttgatgattcaacattaaaaaattaagatattatatacatttacgtttttttgtaataattatcataaacattaataatattttattatttaatagttaTCTTGGTatacaaatgacaaaatagtTGTCCAAATTGTGCTGTagttatttaaacaattttttttaaaatgcaatctTGTCAGAAAAATGGCCAAATTTTGCAGTCATGTAATAAAAGTTAATCTGGGTCTTTTCTTTGCACATTTTACTGTGATCACATGACAACCGCAGCTAGAGTTAGGCGGTGTTACCATGAGTTTGCTTGTGATGGAACAGGAAAACTTAGCAGTCTAACTTAACCCAATGTCTCATTCAATACACTGGCGATTAGCCTAATTTACAAAATACAGTCATATGAATTACTCTACTTATGTTTCCGTCAACTCTTTAATAAAGCAATGAATGCAAAATAGGTTTGCTTTGACTGACAATTTCAGTGCAAATACTTCATTTTAGTCAAAACTGCTGAAATGGTTGTAAAAGCATCCTGACCTGCAGCAGACGCGTTCAGTCTCTTCTGAGCGAGGTGTCTCTCGTGGGGTAGCAGACGGTTTAGGTGGCTCAGACTCTCTTTGGGACTTGAAAGCTTTAGAATGGATCCCCGAGTCTGACAGACGTGCTCTCTCCCACCTTAGTGACATAAAATTAACATGCAGTCATTTATAAAAAAAGCTTTATCCAAAGATGCAGCAAAACTTATAAAACGAAAAGAACGGTTTAAGTTTTTTGCCAGTCAAAGACACCTGCACAGCTCATTTACATTACAAAATTGCAAAAGTTATGCAGCTGAACCAATCTTTGAACCAATGCAATTCAACTTGCATACCACTATTACTTTCTTTGCATAAACAATTATCTTCCAGTACATTTCCAGGTAACATACAAACTAACAGGCTGATGATGATGCACTGTAATTGGCTTTGAATGAAAGCATCATCTAAATACTTAAAAGCACAAATTATGACGAGTAACCAAAGGACACTGTTGCTCATACAGTGAACTCCTCACCCGTGTACTGCAGTAACATGAGTTCCTGTGACCTCTGAGCACCCAGCAGCAGTTTGCACGTTTGCCTTGGGGTCTGTGCTGGCAAATCGCAAGCAAACATCGGTGGAGACTCCATCATATGATCCCATTTCAGCATGGGGATAGCGGGAACCCGTTCATCCATGATGTAGGTGGAAAACTGCGGACAAGAAAGTGCTTTATTTCTCTTCCACTGAACAGTGAAGGCATCAGATACCAGTCACAGTCTTAAAATATGAAGAgcttatttgcaaaaacagataaataaacaaatgtatgtttttgtgttgtgttatttagcggttttatttttaaagttgtgttttaatctaatcaaaataacccaactgcagtttgattgagattaattgcAATGCACatgaaaaaacattgttttataaaaatacagttatcCGTTTTTGCAGATGAACTCTTCATATACACTATGGTTCAACTGAAATGAATACTTCTATTGAGCAAGGGCACATTAAAGTGATCAAAAGAGACATTAAAGACAATgtgacaaaataattatatttcaagtaaattCAAATTTCTACTCAAAGAATcatggcttccacaaaaatattaagctgttttcaaaattgatgatAATAAAAGTTGCCtgaacatcaaatcagcatattagaatcatttctgaaagatcatgtgacactgaagaagacTAATGACtaatagagtaatgatgctgaaaatttagcttcaaTCACAgggataaataacattttaaaatattagggatgcaccgaatattcggccaccgaagattttcggccgaaaatggcccaaaagagcattttcggtttttggccgaaagacttttatcaccgaaacaacacggccgaaatgttgtgatgatgacgcaaacagaaaccgcgacctgaacgtgcacctgcatagcgcagaccacgagcttcccgcgacattcacttcacaccagtgagaacattctctctcttcttattcctttattcgcagcactaaagcgtctcctaacaaagagattgagacggaccacgaagtgagaacaaagaaaggtacagtcttatagagtctgttagcacacgtctcactgagatcttttcggatcctctgcacttcatcgcgaatgtgcttgatccgcgttataaagatcattacttggatgcggaaataaggcagcgcgcacgagaaatgctccaggccgcgctggatgcggagaacccgcgtggagacggagaagcgccaagcgcaggagactgagatcagagcgcgaaaaaaaaagactcgtctcttggcattcaccctcgtctgatattttcagtgaaattctgcaagaaagtgcctcaaataataatacattggctattgttctagttcttaggctactatatatgtgacattttatttacagtagcctatatatatatatatatatatatatatatatacacacacacacacatatatatatatacatatacatacataatatcagattgtagccatatttctgctagatttctgctttaatttgataaaacaaattatttatgccctagccctatttaaatacactctctcaaatatttctcaaatgtcaggcagatgacaagctcaactgctcaacagctagatggttatctgtctgaagtccccatccccagaagtgataacagtcttgcctactggagaagtaatgcactttctagtcctacagagaacaatttcaaatgcacttgacctaaatgcactttgtttttatgagagaacagttcattttaaaacctttctgcaggccagtaggcctgtacattattatttaatattcacatgagtgggatacatttttagtttgaattttattttatactgtgcattgttgcaatgtgcttaataaatattgcataatttgtaattatgtatttttatgttttttataatttatgtaattgtaattatctttgaaactttaatattaatttatgcaattgcaatgtcttaattttagtaaagttagtacatggtcatagcaataaatgcaatggaataattggcataatttctttcggtgtttcggtttcggttttcggccttggttttctctttttcggttttcggtttcggccaagatttttcatttcggtgcatcactataaaatatattcaaaaagacaacagttaatttaaattgtaataatatttcacaatattactgattttattgtatttttaaacaaataaatgcagtaagagacctttcaaaaacatttaatattatcaaCCTTCAAACAGGATACAATGGCACTTAATTATAACTCTATTCATATACAATAGTATTAATGTACACAAAGCTAGTTCACAGACTACCACAGAAATACCATGGAAGTGCCAATGTGCTTTTTGTGGTCAAGATCACACTGATACAATACATTCAGTAAGGAAATGTTCCACAGCATTAAAGACCAAATCTCTAATTATTGATAACATTTCCTGTAAAGACAAAAAAggttcagtgttgtgtgtgttgaaTCCAATGCCATTTGGATTCTGTTCTGGAGGATTGCCTGGAAGAACCACAGGGTGAGCCAGCGCTGCCATGCCTTCAGGCTAGTATCTGACGTGTTTACCTGGGTATTGATGAGGTGGTGATGGGCGTGGCTTCTACTCAGGTATTTGGTGAGTATCACTCGCTCTCCCGAcatacaagctgctgtccttccgATCCGGAATAACGTGTGATTACAATCAGCACTCTGCACAGAGGAAGTGACAGAGATTAATAATAAATTGAGAACCACATTAAGAGAAGAACAACAACAATGTGATGGTACAAAAAGGAGTAAATTCAGCTTAAAGACCTTTCTTCACCAAATACATGTTACACTTAATTTCTTAGGTCTTACaatacttatattttaaatactgtatacatgataataataaatcattattactattatctaATTATCATCATTAATATATCCTATaagaattaatattaattaaaaaaaaatagatatttaatcattttaatttattattaaatcctGTTATTGTgaacaatataatttaataaaatttaattagactttatattaaatcctatcattaataattacacaacatgtataaaaaaaacatctaattattattaaatcctACTACATGAACAATAAGACTTAATAAAAATGTGGTAACAAGACTTATTAgacattgtttttattaaatcatcattgtttaatgacattaatttaatataaaaattctaataaggtaattttaatattatatgtacattatcATAATATTAAGCAGCCTCTCTTCACCTGTCCCTTCTCATCCAACCAGCCAAATCAcagacattttacatttatccAGAGACTTGCTAATGAGAAACATTTATGAAGCCAATATTACTCTACATATAATGGTGAATGAAAGGCTAGTGCAAACTAGTGCAGAAGTGcagagaagaagagaaagagaacaagactttattttaaattgtgagttaCAGTAAGCACCTTTGTTAATGGTTGTGGTTTGTAAGTGTTCACAGAAGAGTGTGTCTTCAGCTGTATAAGATTTATTTTGTCTCAGTAACATCCCCTTTTGATTGTGAAATTAATCattcatagggccctatgaaatcagttttattttttttccaaattccgttttttctgttttaatttttctcaactcctttttaatggttaaattaaattgtattaatcaaaaagcataattaaaatcatataatgtataaattttcacatcaatttattaaaagtttaacaataattacatgtttagggccctatgaaatgttttattttttcttcaccatgtttaattgttacctaattctgtgttttagcatgtgtaattatttaaatgcataaaaaaacttttcttaaaatagccttatgaaattttttttccCCTCGGAAatactgtgtatttacatttttctggttatcaaatgaagacataaaacattcattaatttttcttttaattattgaaaattaagcacttaattttttggtaaacaaaggggatttactattaaaaataaaacattgaagaaatgttgtgtgattgttccttaaaaaaattatgtttgtttcattttagtagtagtagtagtgggctatgtacattctgctgaacaattaaaccggacttttattttgacgggttaccgTACTTTTactgttctgtgtatgtgatactacagtctatgatgtgatagaACGCTAGTTTTACTgaaatcaaacagtcaaatgctcatgaagtgactctcagtgcagttctggagatgttcatcATGTGTTcacctcatttagtgagacgacagatGCTGAAACCACCGCGAGTGTCACACTTGTTCCATCTGTGTAATTaacgaagacgcgcttctgcgccattcattaacacagagaacatgcaggattcatatttaaatagactattccggcttaatatttacagatattagtccatatcgcaatttgatgtaagtgcaatgacctacttttgattaattcattcagaaTTTGACAAATCCagtgacattccgcgttaaactgtaaattacgttttatgactggattccgcgattccgtccgtgttttctgcatcacggaaatcatagggccctacattcATGAGTGATAAACACTACAAGGTATAACATGCAATAAACTGTACACTTTTACCACTGATTGGAGTTGTTAGACtatcaaaatgaaagaaatgcacACAGTGCACTCTGATAAGGTGCTAAATGTTTACGAAGGACTCATTTCTAAATAGGATGTCCATAACCAGGTTTTTTTTCAAGAGGCGTGGCTTTACCCGAATGTCTGTAAGCTCCGCCCCCGTTCTGTCAGCATACACCATGACTCTCGGGTGACAGGAGAACTCACACCATCGCCATGGTGACTTAGCATTGAAGTACAGGTTGGAATTTTCTTCACGGAACTTCTGCAATCTGAAAGAACAGAATGTCACA
Coding sequences:
- the taf1c gene encoding TATA box-binding protein-associated factor RNA polymerase I subunit C, encoding MDNKFPKQLFPHFYLDGPPEVKSKHSYGGWGSYERVFAVNADPCDGDQSSIQHVFESQHTLSGEEWVPLKPAVTPLFPPSEDPRLSSDVLPDPMDFPEHMQYFYKHHCMDAFSTMGHLLQDNLSFREKQSKDVMSMRWANSFIKGLNYKRCEVACYSRKIRHFHNLVGDFVSDVPPPLLASLLHEELTSQREQQRFCADATGGALGYVPLHESQGYSDGCLIYPSGDAMDKLNFHRVVQQFSEDKPPSFVMDSKPFVYYLNGAVRQISLANMEDVGNVAVRSDYFCGVWLVGDKTKPVLMDVIQTKDRFSCITVSPHFPNELAVVNERGAAYLWTAKKGLQKFREENSNLYFNAKSPWRWCEFSCHPRVMVYADRTGAELTDIRSADCNHTLFRIGRTAACMSGERVILTKYLSRSHAHHHLINTQFSTYIMDERVPAIPMLKWDHMMESPPMFACDLPAQTPRQTCKLLLGAQRSQELMLLQYTGGREHVCQTRGSILKLSSPKESLSHLNRLLPHERHLAQKRLNASAAGFTAVQKKDFLSVFQLTETGDIFYQTLKLHTDQTASSNDAPEQTVSVQPTVETGESENIQSHAENEDQSVQSDSETEGRQTALRHLEVIDNVDNDDLNPLDTNENIRKEPSNHSIGNNPTCSTRPPKPSKDPDLQAVWSKWFKPIFKKAKKRHLKFQRVRTDDLKGTMDKKLNKLKEDQLMRLRKDLQEVMRKKEMLLHGVTYLPHLNVTPVPDPVDPDDWPDDVSQRLAASWEGQWTNWWEEKLGLNRDKKMAALRRKRRRQKQAKARNRTSLSGSFTSSVSYQENLSGLSSVESEGLGSDDETLENSNSQVSDMEEWRARPEIHRKSPVILRRFLNEQSTADKSRSPRKSPPRPDQNLSTSPSKSQSSIQDEQLTSRTPSVTAGMDLGPPASLPSTRPTSVQSKRRKEFYLSSLPTSQMSTQDSAPDGGYPSPGVHLSSKRVTQFRSLSQASQPKKKSRMGF